A portion of the Pomacea canaliculata isolate SZHN2017 linkage group LG13, ASM307304v1, whole genome shotgun sequence genome contains these proteins:
- the LOC112554209 gene encoding probable G-protein coupled receptor 139 isoform X2 translates to MENATLTASTEVIQGNIPTLRPSADDVTSVPVDESVQLLMTTTKRLWSVFPPVLLAVGTCGNALSIAVLSRSNMRRSNAALYLIVLAVVDTMVLYTGLLRQWLLHLIEVDIRQFSPVACKLHSWMVYFTLDISVWILVAFTFERLISVCLPHDVKRHCNAQTSCVFLSVIAVVLMTINSHFLYGLDDEYIQTNVTVYDELDHHRQVTTVRRCIPLGREYEHFYNMVWPWIDLCIYSLLPLSLIVVCNSVIIIKVCVSRRKARRVIPSVAPSTHTDVQADDTRSRQVSSMTATLMTLNLVLLVTTMPISAYLIVEPYFETIRDSSSEQYDPKVSAQFSMAWAIVNIFMYTNNSINFLLYCVSGTRFRGELLSLFGRRRRIRPMVITNTHVSEFRNTSLRVPGTLRPLQTSRQEKTRWRLLGERRPSIETVALQGVYMVSENSVRRQPQQPRLQQLQQPHSHSSSCKQSKRAKGLNQGKH, encoded by the exons ATGGAGAACGCCACTCTCACCGCATCCACAGAAGTGATTCAAGGAAACATTCCCACGTTACGGCCAAGCGCggatgacgtcacttccgtgcCTGTAGACGAGTCAGTTCAGCTGCTGATGACGACGACCAAGCGGCTATGGAGTGTGTTTCCCCCCGTGCTGCTGGCAGTCGGCACCTGCGGTAACGCGCTGTCCATCGCCGTCCTCTCACGCAGTAACATGCGGCGCTCCAACGCCGCTCTCTACCTCATCGTGCTGGCCGTCGTCGACACGATGGTGCTGTACACAGGCCTCCTTCGCCAGTGGCTGCTTCACCTAATTGAGGTGGACATACGGCAGTTTAGTCCTGTCGCGTGCAAG CTTCACTCGTGGATGGTGTACTTCACGCTTGACATTAGTGTCTGGATCCTAGTGGCCTTCACCTTTGAACGCCTCATTTCCGTTTGTCTTCCTCATGACGTCAAGCGACATTGCAACGCGCAGACCTCAtgtgtcttcctgtctgtcatCGCAGTCGTCCTGATGACCATCAACTCTCATTTCCTCTATGGGCTTGATGATGAGTACATTCAGACCAACGTCACTGTCTACGACGAACTCGATCACCACAG ACAGGTGACAACAGTCCGGCGCTGCATCCCTTTAGGGAGGGAGTACGAACACTTCTACAACATGGTGTGGCCCTGGATAGACCTGTGCATCTACTCCCTCCTTCCTCTATCGCTCATCGTCGTGTGTAACTCAGTCATCATAATCAAA GTATGTGTTAGCCGTCGAAAGGCCCGGCGTGTCATTCCGTCCGTAGCGCCCAGTACACATACTGATGTCCAGGCAGATGACACCAGATCACGCCAAGTGTCCTCCATGACCGCAACACTAATGACATTGAACCTGGTGCTGCTGGTAACAACCATGCCAATCAGCGCCTATCTCATCGTGGAGCCTTATTTTGAAACCATTCGTGACAGTTCCTCGGAGCAGTATGATCCAAAG GTCTCAGCACAATTCAGTATGGCGTGGGCCATTGTCAACATTTTCATGTACACCAACAACTCAATCAACTTCCTTCTCTACTGTGTGTCTGGAACTCGCTTTCGCGGAGAATTGTTAAGCTTGTTTGGACGTAGACGAAGAATACGGCCTATGGTCATCACCAACACACACGTATCAGAGTTCCGGAATACAAG CTTAAGAGTACCAGGGACTTTAAGACCTCTGCAAACCTcgagacaagaaaagacacgGTGGCGCTTGCTGGGAGAGCGGCGACCGTCCATAGAAACGGTCGCACTACAGGGCGTCTACATGGTGAGTGAGAACAGTGTAAGACGACAGCCACAACAACCACGGCTACAACAGCTACAACAGCCACACAGCCACAGCTCCAGTTGCAAGCAGAGCAAACGGGCGAAGGGGTTAAATCAAGGGAAGCACTGA
- the LOC112554209 gene encoding probable G-protein coupled receptor 139 isoform X1: MENATLTASTEVIQGNIPTLRPSADDVTSVPVDESVQLLMTTTKRLWSVFPPVLLAVGTCGNALSIAVLSRSNMRRSNAALYLIVLAVVDTMVLYTGLLRQWLLHLIEVDIRQFSPVACKLHSWMVYFTLDISVWILVAFTFERLISVCLPHDVKRHCNAQTSCVFLSVIAVVLMTINSHFLYGLDDEYIQTNVTVYDELDHHSTKCKDALHKMLLRSRAHSLIATCAVRQVTTVRRCIPLGREYEHFYNMVWPWIDLCIYSLLPLSLIVVCNSVIIIKVCVSRRKARRVIPSVAPSTHTDVQADDTRSRQVSSMTATLMTLNLVLLVTTMPISAYLIVEPYFETIRDSSSEQYDPKVSAQFSMAWAIVNIFMYTNNSINFLLYCVSGTRFRGELLSLFGRRRRIRPMVITNTHVSEFRNTSLRVPGTLRPLQTSRQEKTRWRLLGERRPSIETVALQGVYMVSENSVRRQPQQPRLQQLQQPHSHSSSCKQSKRAKGLNQGKH; this comes from the exons ATGGAGAACGCCACTCTCACCGCATCCACAGAAGTGATTCAAGGAAACATTCCCACGTTACGGCCAAGCGCggatgacgtcacttccgtgcCTGTAGACGAGTCAGTTCAGCTGCTGATGACGACGACCAAGCGGCTATGGAGTGTGTTTCCCCCCGTGCTGCTGGCAGTCGGCACCTGCGGTAACGCGCTGTCCATCGCCGTCCTCTCACGCAGTAACATGCGGCGCTCCAACGCCGCTCTCTACCTCATCGTGCTGGCCGTCGTCGACACGATGGTGCTGTACACAGGCCTCCTTCGCCAGTGGCTGCTTCACCTAATTGAGGTGGACATACGGCAGTTTAGTCCTGTCGCGTGCAAG CTTCACTCGTGGATGGTGTACTTCACGCTTGACATTAGTGTCTGGATCCTAGTGGCCTTCACCTTTGAACGCCTCATTTCCGTTTGTCTTCCTCATGACGTCAAGCGACATTGCAACGCGCAGACCTCAtgtgtcttcctgtctgtcatCGCAGTCGTCCTGATGACCATCAACTCTCATTTCCTCTATGGGCTTGATGATGAGTACATTCAGACCAACGTCACTGTCTACGACGAACTCGATCACCACAG CACGAAGTGTAAAGATGCACTGCACAAAATGCTGCTACGGTCACGTGCTCACTCTCTGATTGCGACGTGTGCTGTCAGACAGGTGACAACAGTCCGGCGCTGCATCCCTTTAGGGAGGGAGTACGAACACTTCTACAACATGGTGTGGCCCTGGATAGACCTGTGCATCTACTCCCTCCTTCCTCTATCGCTCATCGTCGTGTGTAACTCAGTCATCATAATCAAA GTATGTGTTAGCCGTCGAAAGGCCCGGCGTGTCATTCCGTCCGTAGCGCCCAGTACACATACTGATGTCCAGGCAGATGACACCAGATCACGCCAAGTGTCCTCCATGACCGCAACACTAATGACATTGAACCTGGTGCTGCTGGTAACAACCATGCCAATCAGCGCCTATCTCATCGTGGAGCCTTATTTTGAAACCATTCGTGACAGTTCCTCGGAGCAGTATGATCCAAAG GTCTCAGCACAATTCAGTATGGCGTGGGCCATTGTCAACATTTTCATGTACACCAACAACTCAATCAACTTCCTTCTCTACTGTGTGTCTGGAACTCGCTTTCGCGGAGAATTGTTAAGCTTGTTTGGACGTAGACGAAGAATACGGCCTATGGTCATCACCAACACACACGTATCAGAGTTCCGGAATACAAG CTTAAGAGTACCAGGGACTTTAAGACCTCTGCAAACCTcgagacaagaaaagacacgGTGGCGCTTGCTGGGAGAGCGGCGACCGTCCATAGAAACGGTCGCACTACAGGGCGTCTACATGGTGAGTGAGAACAGTGTAAGACGACAGCCACAACAACCACGGCTACAACAGCTACAACAGCCACACAGCCACAGCTCCAGTTGCAAGCAGAGCAAACGGGCGAAGGGGTTAAATCAAGGGAAGCACTGA
- the LOC112554211 gene encoding FMRFamide receptor-like has protein sequence MENATLNASTEVPTLRPNADDVTSAPVDESVQLLTTTTNRLLSVFPPVLLAVGTCGNALSIAVLSGSSMRRSNAALYLIVLAVVDTMVLYTGLLRLWLLHLTDVDIREFSTFMCKFHTWIVYVTLDASVWILVAFTFERLISVCLPHDVKRHCNEQTSCVVLSVIAVVLMAINSHFIYGLGIEYTNTNVIVHNALDHNSQVITVPHCTPLGKEYKEFHDMIWHWIDLCIFSLLPLSLIVVCNSVIIIKICESRRKARRIVPSVALSTHPDVQADDTTSRQVSSMTAILMTLNLVLLLTTMPISAFNIVTPYFKPVLDESSEQYDPKVTAQFRLAWAIFNMLMYTNNSINFLLYCVSGTRFREELSNLFLRKRYSLPVTPTQTYQSARIQA, from the exons ATGGAGAACGCCACTCTCAACGCGTCCACAGAAGTTCCCACGTTACGGCCAAACGCagatgacgtcacttccgcgcCTGTAGACGAGTCAGTGCAGCTGCTTACGACGACGACCAACCGGCTATTGAGTGTGTTTCCTCCCGTGCTGCTGGCAGTCGGCACGTGTGGTAACGCGTTGTCCATTGCCGTCCTCTCAGGCAGTAGCATGCGGCGCTCCAACGCCGCTCTCTACCTCATCGTGCTGGCCGTCGTCGACACGATGGTGCTGTACACAGGCCTCCTTCGCCTATGGCTGCTTCACCTAACCGATGTGGACATACGGGAGTTTAGTACTTTCATGTGCAAG TTTCACACGTGGATAGTGTACGTCACGCTTGACGCTAGTGTCTGGATCCTAGTGGCCTTCACCTTTGAGCGTCTCATTTCCGTTTGTCTTCCTCATGACGTCAAGCGGCATTGCAACGAGCAGACCTCATGTGTCGTCCTGTCTGTCATCGCAGTCGTCTTGATGGCCATCAACTCTCATTTCATCTATGGTCTTGGTATTGAGTATACTAACACCAACGTCATTGTCCACAATGCACTCGATCACAACAG TCAGGTGATAACAGTCCCGCACTGCACCCCTTTAGGGAAGGAATACAAAGAATTCCACGACATGATTTGGCACTGGATAGACCTGTGCAtcttctccctccttcctctaTCGCTCATCGTCGTCTGCAACTCGGTCATCATAATCAAA ATATGTGAAAGCCGTCGAAAGGCCCGGCGTATCGTTCCGTCCGTAGCGCTCAGTACACATCCTGATGTCCAGGCAGATGACACCACATCGCGCCAAGTATCCTCAATGACTGCAATACTAATGACATTGAACCTGGTGCTGCTACTAACAACCATGCCAATCAGCGCATTTAACATCGTGACGCCTTATTTTAAACCAGTTCTTGACGAATCCTCGGAACAGTATGATCCAAAG GTCACAGCACAATTCAGACTGGCGTGGGCAATTTTCAACATGCTCATGTACACCAACAACTCAATCAACTTCCTTCTCTACTGTGTGTCTGGAACTCGCTTTCGCGAAGAATTGTCAAACTTGTTTTTACGAAAACGATACAGCCTACCAGTAACACCAACACAAACGTATCAGAGTGCCAGAATACAAG cTTAA